A single region of the Anguilla rostrata isolate EN2019 chromosome 11, ASM1855537v3, whole genome shotgun sequence genome encodes:
- the LOC135234846 gene encoding C->U-editing enzyme APOBEC-2-like translates to MADNTGGQTAGPVPVQTAEKKVEMKSEKDKKPDQAGAEGAVNGAADGAVNGPADEGAVENGEFLLEPFDLPPLEVIAGVRIDPFSFKFQFRNVEYSSGRGKIFLCYMVDSEGNDSRGLRGCLEAEHLGPHPEEAFFQRVLPEYDPKVKYLVTWYVSSSPCTECAAKLIEILRARPTLRLVIYCSRVFLWEEPEIQQALRALAGAGCKLRMMKPADFLYIWDAYVENEGKALDLWEDCQDNYEYYETRLADILP, encoded by the exons ATGGCAGACAACACTGGAGGGCAGACTGCTGGTCCAGTTCCGGTACAAACGGCGGAGAAAAAGGTGGAGATGAAAAGTGAAAAGGACAAAAAGCCAGACCAGGCAGGAGCTGAGGGGGCAGTAAATGGAGCAGCAGATGGAGCAGTGAATGGACCAGCAGATGAAGGAGCAGTGGAGAATGGGGAGTTTCTGCTGGAGCCCTTTGACCTGCCTCCACTTGAAGTCATCGCTGG ggtGAGGATAGACCCTTTCTCCTTCAAGTTCCAGTTCCGGAACGTGGAGTACTCGTCCGGCCGGGGCAAGATCTTCCTGTGCTACATGGTGGACTCCGAGGGCAACGACAGCCGCGGGCTGCGGGGGTGCCTGGAGGCGGAGCACCTGGGCCCGCACCCGGAGGAGGCCTTCTTCCAGCGGGTGCTGCCCGAGTACGACCCCAAGGTCAAGTACCTGGTCACGTGGTACGTGTCGTCCAGCCCCTGCACGGAGTGCGCCGCCAAGCTGATCGAGATCCTGCGGGCGCGCCCGACCCTGCGCCTGGTCATCTACTGCTCCCGCGTCTTCCTGTGGGAGGAGCCGGAGATCCAGCAGGCCCTCAGGGCCCTGGCCGGGGCCGGCTGCAAGCTGCGCATGATGAAGCCCGCCGACTTCCTCTACATCTGGGACGCCTACGTGGAAAATGAGGGCAAGGCCCTCGACCTCTGGGAGGACTGCCAGGACAACTACGAGTACTACGAGACCAGGCTGGCGGACATTCTGCCCTGA